A genomic window from Struthio camelus isolate bStrCam1 chromosome 2, bStrCam1.hap1, whole genome shotgun sequence includes:
- the TXNL4A gene encoding thioredoxin-like protein 4A produces the protein MSYMLPHLHNGWQVDQAILSEEDRVVVIRFGHDWDPTCMKMDEVLYSIAEKVKNFAVIYLVDITEVPDFNKMYELYDPCTVMFFFRNKHIMIDLGTGNNNKINWAMEDKQEMIDIIETVYRGARKGRGLVVSPKDYSTKYRY, from the exons ATGTCGTACATGCTCCCGCACTTGCACAACGGCTGGCAGGTGGACCAGGCCATCCTGTCGGAGGAGGACCGAGTGGTGGTCATCCGCTTCGGGCACGACTGGGATCCGACCTGCATGAAAATGGATGAAGTCTTGTACAGCATTGCGGAGAAG gtGAAAAACTTTGCTGTTATTTATCTTGTGGATATCACTGAAGTACCAGACTTCAACAAGATGTATGAGTTGTACGATCCCTGTACAGTCATGTTCTTCTTCAG GAATAAACACATCATGATTGATTTAGGTACAGGTAATAACAACAAGATCAACTGGGCAATGGAAGATAAGCAAGAGATGATTGACATTATAGAAACTGTTTATAGAGGAGCCCGCAAAGGTCGAGGTTTGGTAGTATCACCAAAAGATTATTCCACTAAATACAGATACTGA
- the LOC104153043 gene encoding probable 2-ketogluconate reductase isoform X3 → MAEKELPGVLILDIGGTHGVLEDLVALLKKHFCLITMKEFLENKKEMGKKIQSIFVFECRPTIDQELLESLPNLKVIANSGVGVDHLDLRMISNFGVKVTNTPHAVADSTADIGMALMLASARRLVEGCQIAISPDTKYFAVDWLGVEVTRATLGIIGMGNIGYKVAQRAKAFEMKILYHNRNQRKKEEEQAVGAHYCEKMEDLLQQSDFVMLVVNLTPKTHKLIGKRELGLMKPTATLINISRGAVVDQDALVEALQNKIIMAAALDVTYPEPLPRDHPLLKLNNIIIAPHIGTATVQAIRMMAEEAIANMLAVLNGQPVPSEVFPR, encoded by the exons ATGGCAGAAAAAGAGTTGCCGGGTGTTTTGATTCTGGATATAGGAGGAACTCATGGCGTGCTAGAAGACCTTGTAGCActtctgaagaaacatttttgcCTTATCACCATGAAGGagtttcttgaaaacaaaaaagaaatgggaaaaaaaatccaatctatTTTCGTGTTTGAGTGCAGGCCAACTATTGACCAAGAGCTCCTGGAAAGCCTGCCTAATTTAAAGGTAATTGCAAACTCCGGGGTTGGAGTGGATCACTTAGACTTGAGAATGATTTCTAACTTTGGTGTAAAAGTGACCAACACCCCGCATGCCGTTGCTGACTCAACAGCAGACATAGGAATGGCCTTGATGCTGGCATCTGCCAGAAGACTAGTGGAAG GCTGCCAGATTGCAATTTCTCCAGACACAAAGTATTTTGCTGTTGACTGGCTGGGAGTTGAAGTTACCAGGGCTACTCTTGGGATCATCGGAATGGGCAATATTGGTTATAAAGTGGCTCAGAGGGCCAAAGCCTTTGAAATGAAGATTCTCTACCACAACAGGAACCAGAG aaaaaaggaagaggaacagGCAGTTGGTGCCCATTACTGTGAGAAGATGGAAGACTTGCTACAGCAATCTGACTTTGTTATGCTGGTTGTGAACTTGACTCCCAAGACTCACAAGCTGATTGGGAAAAGGGAATTGGGGCTGATGAAACCCACAGCTACTCTTATAAACATCAGCCGAG GTGCAGTTGTTGATCAAGATGCATTGGTAGAAGCTCTCCAGAATAAGATTATTATGGCTGCTGCTCTAGATGTGACATACCCTGAGCCTCTGCCAAG AGACCAtcctttattaaaattaaataacatcATCATAGCCCCTCACATTGGAACTGCAACAGTCCAGGCCATCCGTATGATGGCAGAGGAAGCAATAGCAAATATGCTGGCTGTTCTCAATGGTCAACCCGTTCCCAGTGAAGTGTTCCCCAGATGA
- the LOC104153043 gene encoding probable 2-ketogluconate reductase isoform X1, with protein sequence MFRGRTYGLLKSLHLMDGQPSLAYKFHPAITSHVHPCQKRSVDYRQSYKTGPSSAGGRTLNAPLTKVMAEKELPGVLILDIGGTHGVLEDLVALLKKHFCLITMKEFLENKKEMGKKIQSIFVFECRPTIDQELLESLPNLKVIANSGVGVDHLDLRMISNFGVKVTNTPHAVADSTADIGMALMLASARRLVEGCQIAISPDTKYFAVDWLGVEVTRATLGIIGMGNIGYKVAQRAKAFEMKILYHNRNQRKKEEEQAVGAHYCEKMEDLLQQSDFVMLVVNLTPKTHKLIGKRELGLMKPTATLINISRGAVVDQDALVEALQNKIIMAAALDVTYPEPLPRDHPLLKLNNIIIAPHIGTATVQAIRMMAEEAIANMLAVLNGQPVPSEVFPR encoded by the exons ATGTTCAGGGGCAGAACATATGGTCTGTTAAAATCTCTTCACTTGATGGATGGCCAGCCAAGTTTGGCTTATAAATTTCATCCAGCTATTACTTCTCATGTACATCCCTGTCAAAAGAGGAGTGTGGATTACAGACAGAGCTACAAGACAGGCCCAAGTAGTGCTGGAGGAAGAACACTCAATGCTCCTCTAACTAAG GTCATGGCAGAAAAAGAGTTGCCGGGTGTTTTGATTCTGGATATAGGAGGAACTCATGGCGTGCTAGAAGACCTTGTAGCActtctgaagaaacatttttgcCTTATCACCATGAAGGagtttcttgaaaacaaaaaagaaatgggaaaaaaaatccaatctatTTTCGTGTTTGAGTGCAGGCCAACTATTGACCAAGAGCTCCTGGAAAGCCTGCCTAATTTAAAGGTAATTGCAAACTCCGGGGTTGGAGTGGATCACTTAGACTTGAGAATGATTTCTAACTTTGGTGTAAAAGTGACCAACACCCCGCATGCCGTTGCTGACTCAACAGCAGACATAGGAATGGCCTTGATGCTGGCATCTGCCAGAAGACTAGTGGAAG GCTGCCAGATTGCAATTTCTCCAGACACAAAGTATTTTGCTGTTGACTGGCTGGGAGTTGAAGTTACCAGGGCTACTCTTGGGATCATCGGAATGGGCAATATTGGTTATAAAGTGGCTCAGAGGGCCAAAGCCTTTGAAATGAAGATTCTCTACCACAACAGGAACCAGAG aaaaaaggaagaggaacagGCAGTTGGTGCCCATTACTGTGAGAAGATGGAAGACTTGCTACAGCAATCTGACTTTGTTATGCTGGTTGTGAACTTGACTCCCAAGACTCACAAGCTGATTGGGAAAAGGGAATTGGGGCTGATGAAACCCACAGCTACTCTTATAAACATCAGCCGAG GTGCAGTTGTTGATCAAGATGCATTGGTAGAAGCTCTCCAGAATAAGATTATTATGGCTGCTGCTCTAGATGTGACATACCCTGAGCCTCTGCCAAG AGACCAtcctttattaaaattaaataacatcATCATAGCCCCTCACATTGGAACTGCAACAGTCCAGGCCATCCGTATGATGGCAGAGGAAGCAATAGCAAATATGCTGGCTGTTCTCAATGGTCAACCCGTTCCCAGTGAAGTGTTCCCCAGATGA
- the LOC104153043 gene encoding probable 2-ketogluconate reductase isoform X4 — MAEKELPGVLILDIGGTHGVLEDLVALLKKHFCLITMKEFLENKKEMGKKIQSIFVFECRPTIDQELLESLPNLKVIANSGVGVDHLDLRMISNFGVKVTNTPHAVADSTADIGMALMLASARRLVEDTKYFAVDWLGVEVTRATLGIIGMGNIGYKVAQRAKAFEMKILYHNRNQRKKEEEQAVGAHYCEKMEDLLQQSDFVMLVVNLTPKTHKLIGKRELGLMKPTATLINISRGAVVDQDALVEALQNKIIMAAALDVTYPEPLPRDHPLLKLNNIIIAPHIGTATVQAIRMMAEEAIANMLAVLNGQPVPSEVFPR; from the exons ATGGCAGAAAAAGAGTTGCCGGGTGTTTTGATTCTGGATATAGGAGGAACTCATGGCGTGCTAGAAGACCTTGTAGCActtctgaagaaacatttttgcCTTATCACCATGAAGGagtttcttgaaaacaaaaaagaaatgggaaaaaaaatccaatctatTTTCGTGTTTGAGTGCAGGCCAACTATTGACCAAGAGCTCCTGGAAAGCCTGCCTAATTTAAAGGTAATTGCAAACTCCGGGGTTGGAGTGGATCACTTAGACTTGAGAATGATTTCTAACTTTGGTGTAAAAGTGACCAACACCCCGCATGCCGTTGCTGACTCAACAGCAGACATAGGAATGGCCTTGATGCTGGCATCTGCCAGAAGACTAGTGGAAG ACACAAAGTATTTTGCTGTTGACTGGCTGGGAGTTGAAGTTACCAGGGCTACTCTTGGGATCATCGGAATGGGCAATATTGGTTATAAAGTGGCTCAGAGGGCCAAAGCCTTTGAAATGAAGATTCTCTACCACAACAGGAACCAGAG aaaaaaggaagaggaacagGCAGTTGGTGCCCATTACTGTGAGAAGATGGAAGACTTGCTACAGCAATCTGACTTTGTTATGCTGGTTGTGAACTTGACTCCCAAGACTCACAAGCTGATTGGGAAAAGGGAATTGGGGCTGATGAAACCCACAGCTACTCTTATAAACATCAGCCGAG GTGCAGTTGTTGATCAAGATGCATTGGTAGAAGCTCTCCAGAATAAGATTATTATGGCTGCTGCTCTAGATGTGACATACCCTGAGCCTCTGCCAAG AGACCAtcctttattaaaattaaataacatcATCATAGCCCCTCACATTGGAACTGCAACAGTCCAGGCCATCCGTATGATGGCAGAGGAAGCAATAGCAAATATGCTGGCTGTTCTCAATGGTCAACCCGTTCCCAGTGAAGTGTTCCCCAGATGA
- the LOC104153043 gene encoding probable 2-ketogluconate reductase isoform X2 has protein sequence MFRGRTYGLLKSLHLMDGQPSLAYKFHPAITSHVHPCQKRSVDYRQSYKTGPSSAGGRTLNAPLTKVMAEKELPGVLILDIGGTHGVLEDLVALLKKHFCLITMKEFLENKKEMGKKIQSIFVFECRPTIDQELLESLPNLKVIANSGVGVDHLDLRMISNFGVKVTNTPHAVADSTADIGMALMLASARRLVEDTKYFAVDWLGVEVTRATLGIIGMGNIGYKVAQRAKAFEMKILYHNRNQRKKEEEQAVGAHYCEKMEDLLQQSDFVMLVVNLTPKTHKLIGKRELGLMKPTATLINISRGAVVDQDALVEALQNKIIMAAALDVTYPEPLPRDHPLLKLNNIIIAPHIGTATVQAIRMMAEEAIANMLAVLNGQPVPSEVFPR, from the exons ATGTTCAGGGGCAGAACATATGGTCTGTTAAAATCTCTTCACTTGATGGATGGCCAGCCAAGTTTGGCTTATAAATTTCATCCAGCTATTACTTCTCATGTACATCCCTGTCAAAAGAGGAGTGTGGATTACAGACAGAGCTACAAGACAGGCCCAAGTAGTGCTGGAGGAAGAACACTCAATGCTCCTCTAACTAAG GTCATGGCAGAAAAAGAGTTGCCGGGTGTTTTGATTCTGGATATAGGAGGAACTCATGGCGTGCTAGAAGACCTTGTAGCActtctgaagaaacatttttgcCTTATCACCATGAAGGagtttcttgaaaacaaaaaagaaatgggaaaaaaaatccaatctatTTTCGTGTTTGAGTGCAGGCCAACTATTGACCAAGAGCTCCTGGAAAGCCTGCCTAATTTAAAGGTAATTGCAAACTCCGGGGTTGGAGTGGATCACTTAGACTTGAGAATGATTTCTAACTTTGGTGTAAAAGTGACCAACACCCCGCATGCCGTTGCTGACTCAACAGCAGACATAGGAATGGCCTTGATGCTGGCATCTGCCAGAAGACTAGTGGAAG ACACAAAGTATTTTGCTGTTGACTGGCTGGGAGTTGAAGTTACCAGGGCTACTCTTGGGATCATCGGAATGGGCAATATTGGTTATAAAGTGGCTCAGAGGGCCAAAGCCTTTGAAATGAAGATTCTCTACCACAACAGGAACCAGAG aaaaaaggaagaggaacagGCAGTTGGTGCCCATTACTGTGAGAAGATGGAAGACTTGCTACAGCAATCTGACTTTGTTATGCTGGTTGTGAACTTGACTCCCAAGACTCACAAGCTGATTGGGAAAAGGGAATTGGGGCTGATGAAACCCACAGCTACTCTTATAAACATCAGCCGAG GTGCAGTTGTTGATCAAGATGCATTGGTAGAAGCTCTCCAGAATAAGATTATTATGGCTGCTGCTCTAGATGTGACATACCCTGAGCCTCTGCCAAG AGACCAtcctttattaaaattaaataacatcATCATAGCCCCTCACATTGGAACTGCAACAGTCCAGGCCATCCGTATGATGGCAGAGGAAGCAATAGCAAATATGCTGGCTGTTCTCAATGGTCAACCCGTTCCCAGTGAAGTGTTCCCCAGATGA